The genomic segment GGCGAATATGGCAAAGCCGTCATAGCCGTGATAGGGGCCCGAATAATCCCAGGAGTGCATCTGGCGGAAGGGGATGCCCATCTTCTGCACCGGATACTTCTCTTTGATGCCGGACCCAACAAGGTCGGGGCGGATGCCTTCGATGAACTTTTCCAGCTCGTAACCGGTCACGTCGTCATAGATCAGCGTACCCTTGTTCACATAATGGCCGGTGCGCTGATAGTCGTCGTTGTGGGCGAACTCGTAGCCGGTGCCGACGATCCGCATGCCGAGGTCCTCATAGGCCGTGATGACGTGGCGAGGACGCAGGCCGCCGACATAGAGCATCACCGTCTTGCCTTCGAGGCGCGGCCGGTACTTGTCGACGACAGCATCGACCAGGGGCCGGTACTTGGTGATGACAGCCTCGGTCTTGTCGACGATTTCCGGACCGAAGTGCTTGGCTATTTCGCGCAGGGAGGTTTCGATCTGGGACGGACCAAAGAAATTGTATTCCATCCACGGGATGCCGTACTTTTCCTCCATGTGCCGACAGATGTAGTTCATCGAGCGGTAGCAGTGGATGAGGTTGAGCTTGGCCTTTGGCGCGCGCTCGACCTCAGCGAGCGTGGCATCACCCGACCAGTTGCCGACCACGCGCAGCCCCACCTCCTCCAATAGAATGCGCGTAGCCCACGCGTCGCCACCGATATTGTAGTCGCCGACGACGTTGACGTCATAAGGGCCGGTCTCGAACTCGACTTCGTTCTTGTCGAAAACCCAGTCACGGATGGCGTCGTTGGCGATGTGGTGGCCGAGCGATTGCGAGACGCCGCGGAAGCCCTCGCAGCGCACCGGCACGATCGTCTTTTCGTGCTCCTTGGCCTTCTTGCGCGACACCGCTTCAATGTCGTCGCCAATCAGCCCGATCGGGCATTCCGACTGCACGCTGATGCCGTTGTTGAGGGGGAAAAGCGCCTCGATCTCGTCGATGACCTGTTCAAGCTTCTTGTCGCCGCCGAACACGATGTCCTTTTCCTGGAAGTCTGAGGTGAACTGCAGCGTCACGAACGTGTCGATGCCCGTCAGGCCGACGTAGTAGTTGCGGCGTTGCGACCAGGAATAATGACCGCAACCGACCGGCCCGTGCGAGATGTGGACCATGTCCTTGACCGGCCCCCATACCACGCCTTTGGAGCCGGCATAGGCGCAGCCGCGGATCGTCATCACGCCCGGAATGGACTTGATGTTTGATTTGACGTCGCATTCGGAAAGCGCCTTCGGCTCATCGCCAGGCTCGTCGCCGCTCGTTGCGACGCTGAGGTGCTTCTTGCGGCGCTTTGCCGCCTTGTCTGGATATTGCGCTAACACTTCCGCAATGAGCTTTTCATGCAAAACGCTGTCATTCTCGTAATCAAGGCTCATGGGCCCCTGCCCCTTTCAAGGTTCGGGTTATGTCGTCGTCGACGAAGCGTCTTTCGTGGAAGGACGCGCTGGCTCAAGGGCCAGCGCGTCCTGTCGACAGCGGCAGTTATTGAGCCGCAGCCACCGCTGACTCCTTGGCCTGTAGTTCGGCCAGCATCTGCTCGTCGCTCTTCATGATGCCGAAGTCGAGCAGCATGTCTTCGAGCTCTTCCATGGTAATCGGGGTCGGAATGGTCCCTTGGCCCGAATTGGCATGGATCTTCTCGGCTAGCGCCCGATATTCCCCGGCCTGCTTGGAGTCCGGCGCGTACTGGATCACCGTCATCTTCCTGAGCTCGGCGTGCTGGACGATGTTGTCACGCGGCACAAAGTGGATGAGCTTGGAATTGAGCCTGGCAGCCAGCGCCTCGGAGAGGTCGAGCTCGCGGTCCGTCTGGCGCTCGTTACAGATCAGGCCGCCGAGCCGCACGCCGCCGGAATGGGCATATTTCAGGATGCCCTTGGCGATGTTGTTGGCGGCATAGAGCGCCATCATCTCGCCGGACATCACGATGTAGATCTCCTGGGCCTTGTTCTCACGGATCGGCATCGCGAAGCCACCGCACACCACATCGCCGAGCACGTCATAGGAGACGTAGTCGACATCGTCATAAGCGCCGTTCTCCTCGAGGAAATTGATCGAGGTGATGACGCCGCGCCCGGCGCAGCCGACGCCCGGTTCCGGACCGCCGGACTCCACACACTTGATGCCCTTGTAGCCGGCCTTGAGCACGTCCTCGAGCTCAAGATCTTCCACCGAACCTTCCTGTGCTGCCAGATGCAGAACCGTGTCCTGTGCTTTGGCGTTCAGGATCAGCCGGGTGGAGTCGGCTTTCGGGTCGCATCCGACGATCAGGATCTTCTGCCCGAGGTCGACAAGCGCTGCGAGCGTATTTTGGGAGGTGGTGGACTTGCCGATCCCCCCTTTGCCGTAAAATGCGATTTGACGCAAATCTGACATATCGCCTTCCTTCTTTCGTTCCATCCATCGCTGAGTAAAAGGCCGGCAGCTCGCGCCGCCTCCCAGGGCAATCTTCAAAACCCGTGCCATGTGGGCCGATCGAGCCGAAGGAAAGATCTTTTTGTTGGGTTTCAGGAAGTTAGCCCGAGCCAGCACAGGAAACTGGCCAACCAACCCTAATGTCGCCGACAAGACAAAGCCGACAGACGGTGTCGTAAGGGCATCACTTGCACCGCTAGGGCGACCGCGCGGCAGGGCGACCGCGACTATCAGCAGGATCAAACGAAGCTCCGAAAACTGGAGACAATCGCACCCAGCTCCCAATCGAAAAATGGTGAAGCTTTCGATCCCGCAAAACGTCGAGGGCGATCAAATCGCGAACAGTATTCGAATAGGCCCGTCCTGCGCCCGAGCTTCTTTCTTGAGTGGAAGACGCCTCGCGACTTGATCATCGGGCAGTTTCCGCCCCTGCCAGGTCGCCCACGAACGGTAAGCCCGCCAGGGAACGACAAACTTTCCGCAATATTGCTCGGCCCCAAACCGCTCAGGAATGGCGCGGAAGTGTTGCGCGGCTGCCCAGCCGGCGTGGACAAAAGTTCTTCAAATAAAAACCGCCGCTCAAGCTCACCACGGCCCGCAGCGACGGCAGCTCCTTTGCAATCGTTGGAAGCAAACAAAGCCTGGTCGCCCGGGCCACAGGGACTCGATCAACTGACTGCGAACCGCTTAATCTGGTGTTCGCCCTAAGGAATCTGCGACGCTCACTCTGGCGCTCGGTCGAGTCACCAGCTTGACCGACGACGGCCGCATTCGAGGACGAGTATCATGTCGTCGAACGCTCGTTGCGTGATCACCCTTGATGAAAAAACCCTTTTAGCCAGTTCCAACGCCGCGGCCGGACATGGGGCAACCATTGCCCGATTGACCCCAGTCTCCAACTTAAGTCGCTCAGCTCTCTTCAATGAGCCCACAGCTGGCAAGGGCAGAGACGAAATCGTGAACGTCGCATTTGGTGACGTCATACCGTTCTGCTTTAAGCTCGCTCAGTATCCTTGGTAGTGTATGCTCGCCGTCCAGTTTCGAAACCAAACCGGCGACCCAAGGCGGAGGAGATTGGATGATCTTTCTTGATTTCCGGGATTCCTTCCCGATCCAGATACTCCCGTCCTCGGCTACAAACACCTGATGAGAACGCTTTAATAACGGCTTAAAGTAGTGCACGAGGGACCTCACTCGGTACGAGGGGCGACATCGCAACTGAATTTGCAGCCGGGACAGACACACCATCGCCCTTGTTGCAGTTTGGCGACTTCTTCGCCAATGGCAGAACGCGGTGGACGGTCCGAAACATAATGCGGTTCATGCTCTTTTCCTCCTCTTCGAGCCTTTCATTGGCCCAACCCATCGCTGGCGATTTTCCAGCTTGTCAAGAGTATCCCTTAAGGCGGCTTCGGGAGGCCCATACGGTCGTATGAAGCCCCACTTCACCATTACGGTCGACTCGGCGACCAATTGCTGACAAACAAAACTCCAATCCCTCGGCATGTGGGAGATCCAAAAATCGTGCCAGCTGCGAAAAGAGCCTCAGAAAAAGATTTCCGATTTGTTCAGGGCCTAAGATGCGACTGCGTCAACAGCGCCCGAACAATATCGCGTCGCGTTTCAACAAATCGGCAGCGCCGCATGCGCCAGTCAACCGCAGACGAGGGAGAAAACTCCGAGCAGCTCCGGCGGTGTTCTGGTACTTGCGCACCTTGAGGCAGGAGCAAGCTGGACGGGCGGTTCTGGCTCCTCGCTGTTGCAATTGGTCTATAACATTGGAGAAATTCACAATGAGCAGCCGCGCGTGACGTGAAATCGATTAGACGTCAGTTCACATCAGAACGATAGCGTTGGCCAAGCCTCGAGATGACACCGTCGGCGGGGGAGCAGCCTACAGGAACGAATTGCAATGCGCGACCGCGTCCGCCGCCACACGCGAGCGGAGGTCGGCACTTCCGCATTTCTCCGATTCGATTGACGCGATGTCCAACATTTCCTCTTCTCGGCTTGCCGCAACGGGAATAAGCCGTGAACGACCTCTAGGCCCTGCCGTTGGGCAGCAGGCAACGTCGTCCTGTTCCCCTGCTGTTTGGCGCATCTCGCCGGAAACGGTGGACGTGTCGACCGCCGCGGGTAATCGGGACACCTGCCAGCCGAGAGTGAGTGCCAAGCGTGTTGCGGGTGCAGCGGTAGGCCGGCCCACGAAGACCGACCAGAGGTTTCTTCGATCGGTGGGCGCCCAGGCAAAGGGCCTTTGTGGTCGATGTCTTCGGGTCGAAGACAAAGGATCTCAGGGTCATCTAGCTTCGAGGGGGGATCTATTGCGGTTATCCCTTCGTAATTTTGATCGCAGATCACACCGCCGAAAAAGCAGTTACTCTGCCACGTCAGGCCGAGGCCCGAGCGATTTGTTGACCTCCGGGATGATCTTGTCTCCCCAGAGCTCGATTTGCCGCAGCATCGTCTTCTGGTCGAAATCTCCCATTTGGGTCTGGATCGCGATCTGGGTTGGTTTCACGATATCTATCTCTTCCAGTAGCCGATCGATGACGCGATTGACGCTACCAATCGGCAGGTTCTCACGCATCGTCTCGAAGGAGAGGTCCTGCCGCGTCGGTGTTTCATGCAGCAGATAGCCATCCAGGCTTTGCTGGCGGCGCAGAAGCAATACTTCGGAAAGCCGCCGTTGGAAGCGGGCATTATCGAGATAGCTGTTGATCTCCGCTTCCTCATCGCTGGCATAGCAGCAGCGCAGCAGTGATATCTTCGCGTCCGAAACATTCTTCCCTTTAGAAATTGCGGCTTCTTCGATGCGTTCGCGCAGCGAGCTCAAACTGTCCAAGCCGTCGTGGAATGCTGTGATCAACAGATTGTGTCCCTCACGATAGGCCCGCCCCATGCTGTTTCCGGACGCCGTAGCGATCCAGATTGGCAGCATTGGCCTCTGGACCGAGCGGACGGAAATCGCTGTCGGAGGTATCTTTTCGAACCGTCCGTCGTGCTCGAAGATCCTCTGATTGAGACCCTTGACAAGAATGTCCAAACATTCCGAAAAAACAGCTGGCACCTCTTCGACATTGACGCCGAAGCGCTCGAACTCGAACTGCTGGTATCCACAGCCGACGCCGAGCTCGAGCCGGCCGTTGGAAACGATATCGGCCAATCCAATCTCGGAGAGCAGGCGAAGCGGTTGATAGAGCGGTAACACACAGACGGCGGTGCCGAGGCGAATGATGCTCGTCAGGGCGGCGCAGTGCGCCACCATCATCAAGGGCGACGGAACCAGGCTGTAATTGTTGAAGTGATGCTCGGCAAACCATGCAGTTTGGAAGCCAGCTTGCTCTGAAAGAACTACCTGTTCGATGGAGTTCCGGATGATTGATGATAACCGCGCCGCGCGGCCAGGAGGAACGTTGCAAATTCCATGATGATTCCTTTTGCGGCAGATTTGCGACCGGGGTTCGCCAACTAGAAGTGGCGTGTCGGTTATCCGCTCCTCACCCCGCTCGCCGACACGGCAAACTCAGAAAGCTCGAACGCGTCCGTCTGTTTCGCTTCTCGATGAATGCAGTGCCTCGATCGGAAGCGCTCTGGGAGCATCGTGCACTGGAGTTGCTCTCCTACGACATTGTCGGCTCCGATGGGCCGCAGCCGGCTGTTTGTGGATAGTCGACGATCATTGTGCAGCCTCCGCTAAATGATGAAGTTCGCCGGCAAATGCCGCATCCCCGGCCGAGGTCCACCCGCCGTCAACGTAAAGGGTAGAGCCGGTCACGTACGATGCGTCAGACGATGCAAGGAAGAACGCTGCGTCAGCGACGTCTTCCGGCCGTCCCATCCTTCCCATCGGGATGCGCCGCCTGATTGCTTTCGGATCGACGTGGCCGAGCTTTTGCATGTTCGCGACGGCAGGCGTGTGTATGTAGCCCGGAGCGACGGTGGCTGTGCGAATGCCAACCGGACCAAGTTCGGCCGCCATGCATCGCGTCAGGATTTCCACGCCCGCTCCGGAAGCATCGTAGGCGTGGCGCGGTGCAAAGGGCAGTAATGTGTTGTTCGGTCCCAGATTTAAGATAAGGCTTCCCGGACGCATTACCTTGATCGCCTCGCGCGCAGGTGAAGGCGCCGGTGAGATTCACATCGAGTACGGGCTTGATCTCTGTCGGCATTTGTTCGACCTCTGACACATGATTGTTGGCCGCATTATTGACGAGGACGCCTAGCCGGCCGAAGTGCCTTCGCAATTCCTCGAACAGCGCCACCACGTCACTTTCGACGGCGATGTCAACGGACCTCGCGATATGCTTGCCACCGAGGAAACCGGCAAGCTCTGCCGCTGCAGCGCCATCTTTGTCGGCAATTACAAGCGCGTCGCCGTTTTCCGCAAAGCGGCGCACAACGGCAGCGCCTATGCAGTCCGCCCCGCCCATGACAA from the Rhizobium acidisoli genome contains:
- the nifH gene encoding nitrogenase iron protein, with amino-acid sequence MSDLRQIAFYGKGGIGKSTTSQNTLAALVDLGQKILIVGCDPKADSTRLILNAKAQDTVLHLAAQEGSVEDLELEDVLKAGYKGIKCVESGGPEPGVGCAGRGVITSINFLEENGAYDDVDYVSYDVLGDVVCGGFAMPIRENKAQEIYIVMSGEMMALYAANNIAKGILKYAHSGGVRLGGLICNERQTDRELDLSEALAARLNSKLIHFVPRDNIVQHAELRKMTVIQYAPDSKQAGEYRALAEKIHANSGQGTIPTPITMEELEDMLLDFGIMKSDEQMLAELQAKESAVAAAQ
- the nifD gene encoding nitrogenase molybdenum-iron protein alpha chain produces the protein MSLDYENDSVLHEKLIAEVLAQYPDKAAKRRKKHLSVATSGDEPGDEPKALSECDVKSNIKSIPGVMTIRGCAYAGSKGVVWGPVKDMVHISHGPVGCGHYSWSQRRNYYVGLTGIDTFVTLQFTSDFQEKDIVFGGDKKLEQVIDEIEALFPLNNGISVQSECPIGLIGDDIEAVSRKKAKEHEKTIVPVRCEGFRGVSQSLGHHIANDAIRDWVFDKNEVEFETGPYDVNVVGDYNIGGDAWATRILLEEVGLRVVGNWSGDATLAEVERAPKAKLNLIHCYRSMNYICRHMEEKYGIPWMEYNFFGPSQIETSLREIAKHFGPEIVDKTEAVITKYRPLVDAVVDKYRPRLEGKTVMLYVGGLRPRHVITAYEDLGMRIVGTGYEFAHNDDYQRTGHYVNKGTLIYDDVTGYELEKFIEGIRPDLVGSGIKEKYPVQKMGIPFRQMHSWDYSGPYHGYDGFAIFARDMDLAINNPVWDLYDVPWKKKAAPAEAVAAE